CGGTGGGTAGGCCTGGTCGAGGTAGAGCTGGAAGCCGGTGGACTTGCCGAGCATGTCGGAGACCGCCGTGAGGTTGGGGTCGGTCAATGCGCTGGTGGCGTCCTTGACGACGGGGATCGTGTCGGCCTTGGAGACGAGGATGCGGTCGGACTTGGCGGTCATGAAGAACTTCAGGAAGTCCGTGGCGGCCTTCGGCGCGCCCTTGCGGACCGCGTAGCCGCCGCCTCCGCCGAACACGTCGGTGAGCGCGCCCTTGCCGCCGGCCACCGAGGGAAAGGCGAAGAAGCCGAGGTCCTTGCCGATGCCCTTGCCCGCGTCGGCCTGCACGACGGGTGCCCACTGGCCCATCAGCTCCATGCCCGCCTTTCCGTTGCCCATGGCGGCGGCCTCTCCGGTGGGGGTGGAGTAGGCATCGCCGAGGAAGCCCTTCTGGAACGGCTTGAGCGCCACCAGGTCCTTGAGGTGCTCGCCCGCCTTGACGAAGTCGTCGCCGGTGAAGTCCTTGGCGTCGGCGGCCTTCTGCATGCCCTCGACCCCGGCGATCCGCATCGACAGATACGCCCAGAAGTACATGCCGGGCCATTTCTCCTTGCCCGCGAGGGCGATGGGTGTGATGCCCGCGGCCTTGAGCTTCCTGACCGTGTCCAGGTAGTCGTCCCAGGTGGTGGGCGGGGCGCTGATGCCGGCCTTCTTGAAGAGCGCCTTGTTGTACCAGAAGCCCACGGCGCCGATGTCGAAGGGCACCGCGTACGTCTTGCTGTCGAACTGGTAGGCCTTGACCGACGCGGGCACGAGCGTGTCGGCCCACGGCTCGATGGACGAGGTGAGGTCCTCGACGAGGCCCGCGTCGACCTGCTGCCGCAGAACACCGCCGCCCCACGTGTGGTAGATGTCCGGAAGTTTCCCGGAGCTGGTCAGCGCCGTCATCTTCGACTTGTAGGCGTCGTTCTCCAGCGTGACGAGCTTGATCCGCACGTCGGGGTTCTCGGCCTCGAACGCCTTCGCCCGCTCGGGCCAGACGGTCTTCGACGGCTCAGTGGTCTGGATGTTCCACCATTCCACGATGGTCCGGCCCGAACTGTCCTTCCCGCCGCCGGAGTCGGAGCCGCCGCACGCGGTCAGCGCGGCTGCCCCGAGACCGGCGGCGGAGGCAGCGCCGAGGAAGCGTCGGCGGGAGAAATCGGAGGCTGACATGACGCACCTTCCGGAAGTGATCCGAAAACTATCGGTAGATGGCCACGGAAGTTACGGACACGGAGCGGGGGTGTCAACGGCCTTAACAAAAAAGGCCGTTGACACCCCCGGTTCGGGTGCCTGTCGGGCTACCGGTCGCGCGGGGCCGCCGTACTGGCCCTGACCACGAGTTCCGTCGCCAGCTCGATGCGCGGCGATGCCGGTGCGACCGAGCGCGCGAGATGGAGGACGGCGCGGGCCGCCAACTTGCCCATGTCGGACAAAGGTTGGCGCACCGTGGTCAGCGGCGGCGCGCTCCAGCGCACCTCAGGCAGGTCGTCGAAACCGACCACGCTCATGTCCTCGGGCACCCGCAGGCCGCGCCGGCGCAGCGCCTCGATGGCACCCAGCGCCATCTGGTCACTGGAGGCGAAAACGGCGGTGGGCGGCTCGGCGAGGTCCAACAGCCGGTTGCAGCCGGTGAATCCGGACGCGTGGTAGAAGTCGCCGGGCACGATCAGCTCGTCGTCGACCCGCACACCCGCCACGTCGAGCGCGGCCCGGTAACCATCCAGCCTGGCCCGCGAGCACAGCAGCCGTGGCGGGCCCTCAATGAACCCGATCCGCCGGTGCCCCAGGCCGAGCAGGTGCTCGGTCGCCGCCATCCCGCCCGCCCAGTTGGTGGCGCCCACCGTCGGCGCCTCGGTCGCGGGCGATCCTGCCGGGTCGATCACCACCAACGGGACGCCCAGGCGCTGCAGTTCCTCGTGCAGCCCGGGCTCCAGGACCGACGTCACCAGGATCACGCCATCGGAGGCGCGGGCCCGCAGATTGGTCATCCACTGCCGCGCCGCGCCCGCCCGGTCATGGATCGCGGAGACCACCGTGCCCACCTCCGCCTCGTGCGCGACCTCCTCCACACCGCGGATGATCTCCACGGCCCAAGGACTGTCCAGGTCGTTGAAGACCAGATCGAGCAGGGCCGCACGGTCTCCGGGCGCGGGCGGCCTTCGCCGGTAGCCGTGCCGCCGCAACAGTTCCTCCACCCGGGCGCGGGTGGCCGGTGACACGTCGGAACGTCCGTTCACGACCCGCGAGACGGTCGGGACCGAGACCCCGGCCTCCCGTGCGATCTCGGCGATCGTCACCCTGGCCGGCCCGTCCGGGCTCCGCGTGGTCGCCTTGCGCTGAGCGCCTTCCCCGGCCACGTTCCCCACCTCCGTCGACTCGTCATCCGAAAATCTCCGGATGCCTTCCGGAAACCGTAGGACATGCCGTCGACCACGCGCCGGTCAAGCCCCCGGTCCGTACGATCGGCTGCACGCACTGCCCTGGACCTCTGTGCGACCGGCCTCCAGAATGTCGACCAGCCAGGCAAGTTGGCGCCCCACTGACACGACGGCGCCCTGTTCGTGACTGTCGTACGGATGCGCGTGGATCTCCCGGGCCGGGACGGTCCCGGCCGGTTCGCCGTAGCGGGGGCAGGCGCGAGGCAGGCGGCGGCCCCGTTGACAGGGGTGGGGAGCGGCCTTAAGTTGCGGCGACGTTGCCGGAAGTTTCCGGGAAGTTCTCGGCGCACCATTCCTCGACCGTGCAAGGACCTCTGCCCGCGTGCGT
This Streptomyces sp. NBC_01283 DNA region includes the following protein-coding sequences:
- a CDS encoding extracellular solute-binding protein — translated: MSASDFSRRRFLGAASAAGLGAAALTACGGSDSGGGKDSSGRTIVEWWNIQTTEPSKTVWPERAKAFEAENPDVRIKLVTLENDAYKSKMTALTSSGKLPDIYHTWGGGVLRQQVDAGLVEDLTSSIEPWADTLVPASVKAYQFDSKTYAVPFDIGAVGFWYNKALFKKAGISAPPTTWDDYLDTVRKLKAAGITPIALAGKEKWPGMYFWAYLSMRIAGVEGMQKAADAKDFTGDDFVKAGEHLKDLVALKPFQKGFLGDAYSTPTGEAAAMGNGKAGMELMGQWAPVVQADAGKGIGKDLGFFAFPSVAGGKGALTDVFGGGGGYAVRKGAPKAATDFLKFFMTAKSDRILVSKADTIPVVKDATSALTDPNLTAVSDMLGKSTGFQLYLDQAYPPAVGQEVNDSVAALIAGSKSPDQVTRSITQVAKSQ
- a CDS encoding LacI family DNA-binding transcriptional regulator produces the protein MAGEGAQRKATTRSPDGPARVTIAEIAREAGVSVPTVSRVVNGRSDVSPATRARVEELLRRHGYRRRPPAPGDRAALLDLVFNDLDSPWAVEIIRGVEEVAHEAEVGTVVSAIHDRAGAARQWMTNLRARASDGVILVTSVLEPGLHEELQRLGVPLVVIDPAGSPATEAPTVGATNWAGGMAATEHLLGLGHRRIGFIEGPPRLLCSRARLDGYRAALDVAGVRVDDELIVPGDFYHASGFTGCNRLLDLAEPPTAVFASSDQMALGAIEALRRRGLRVPEDMSVVGFDDLPEVRWSAPPLTTVRQPLSDMGKLAARAVLHLARSVAPASPRIELATELVVRASTAAPRDR